From a single Anomaloglossus baeobatrachus isolate aAnoBae1 chromosome 4, aAnoBae1.hap1, whole genome shotgun sequence genomic region:
- the LOC142302998 gene encoding E3 ubiquitin/ISG15 ligase TRIM25-like — MASAGLRDDLLCINCLCYYTDPIMLRCGHNFCRVCIDRVLDTQDGSGVYSCPECREKFQERPALMRNFALRNIVKNLLFTQPAQTKIGICCTYCVDSPVPAVRFCLHCKASLCEKHLRSHRKSPQHVLSDPSTSLEKRKCSVHKKILEYYCTEDTACICASCRSAGEHRGHRVESVDEASEKKKKKLRNVIQKLTTNRDDTEERVRRLQDWRRKAQEKTAGEAKRVTALCTDMRRRLDDLEKKVLSEISRQEKEESLSLSALIKKLEIKKKELSRKMRHIEELCNMTDPLTILQEPDTGDLCDPEEEGGDEDIWRYDKQLHDGDDLDVAVISHTLHTLCEVITGIRCGIYVTHPADILLDINTAANYVLISDNLKTATWTTDYQRRPETAERFQYDQVISTRRFTSGRHYWDVEISRSQSRGYLTFGNWRVGICYPSMERKRDQSDIGDNNKSWCLRNCESQYAVMHDRKLIRLHHKISSDRVRICLDYEAGQLSFYELCDPIRHLHTFTAAFSEPLHAVLYVYDRNTSQGGSRLRICS; from the coding sequence ATGGCGTCTGCTGGTCTGAGAGACGACCTGCTCTGCATCAACTGTTTGTGCTATTATACAGATCCTAtaatgctgagatgtggacacaacttctgccgggtctgtattgatcgtgtgctggatacacaggacgggtctggagtttattcctgtcctgaatgCAGAGAAAAGTTTCAGGAGCGTCCGGCGCTGATGAGGAACTTCGCTctgaggaacatagtaaagaatTTACTGTTTACTCAACCAGCACAGACGAAAATCGGGAtctgctgcacttactgtgtggactctcctgTTCCTGCGGTTAGATTCTGTCTACACTGTAAGGCTTCTTTGTGTGAGAAACACCTGAGATCTCACAGAAAATCACCACAacacgtcttatctgatcccagcacttctctggagaaaaggaaatgttctgtccataagaagatcctagaatattactgcactgaggacaCTGCCTGCATCTGTGCATCCTGCAGATCGGCCGGAGAACATCGGGGACACCGGGTGGAGTCAGTGGATGAGGCCtcagagaagaaaaaaaagaaactgaGGAATGTCATCCAGAAACTGACCACAAACAGAGATGACACTGAGGAAAGAGTTCGGAGACTGCAGGACTGGAGGAGAAAAGCTCAAGAAAAAACAGCTGGAGAAGCCAagagagtcactgccctgtgtaCAGACATGAGAAGACGACtggacgacctggagaagaaggtcctgagtgagatctccaggcaggaaaaggaagagtcacTGTCACTGTCTGCTCTGATCAAGAAACTGGAAATAAAGAAGAAAGAGttgtccaggaagatgaggcacattgaggagctgtgtaacatgactgatccactgaccatcttacaggaaccagacaccggggacttgtgtgatcctgaggaggagggaggtgatgaggacataTGGAGATATGATAAACAGCTCCATGATGGAGAtgacctggatgtggctgtgatctcacacacattacacacattatgtgaggtaataacAGGTATAAGGTGCGGGATCTatgtgacgcatcctgcagacatattactggataTAAACACGGCTGCTAATTATGTCCTTATATCAGACAACCTGAAAACTGCGACCTGGACAACAGATTATCAGCGacgtccagaaacagcagagagattccagtATGATCAGGTGATAAGCACAAGGcgatttacctcaggacgacattactgggatgtggagatcaGTAGATCACAGAGCAGGGGTTACTTGACATTCGGGAATTGGAGGGTGGGGATATGTTATCCCAGTATGGAAAGGAAGAGAGATCAGTCAGACATTGGAGATAATAACAAGTCCTGGTGTTTGAGGAACTGTGAATCTCAGTATGCAGTGATGCATGACAGGAAACTGATCCGGTTACATCACAAGATCTCCAGTGATAGagtcaggatctgtctggattatgaggccgggcagttgtccttttatgagctgtgtgaccccataagacacttacacaccttcactgccgccttctccgagccccttcatgctgtATTATATGTATATGACAGGAATACCTCACAGGGTGGTAGCCGGCTTAGAATCTGCAGCTGA